A section of the Candidatus Zixiibacteriota bacterium genome encodes:
- a CDS encoding hydroxymethylglutaryl-CoA reductase, degradative gives MKKTRTLKNKPASRPELRTSRIPGFYRLSIEQRLAYLARTFGLTDEQISQMRDGTALSVDHAVNMVENTIGVLGLPLGLGLNFMVDGREHLVPMAIEEASIIAAVSKGALLIRRSGGFTSEVDDPIMIGQVQILDLDDPDKASELLLERKQEVIDSANRSDSRMVTRGGGVKDLETRVLYGGRDVGPMLIVHLLYDVCEAMGANAVNYACEAAGPKIAELVGGRVNLQILSNLADKRIARAEFHLPFEMLKTEKIDGRSVATRMVEASRFAQVDPYRAATHNKGIFNGICAAALAFGQDWRAIEAGGHAYAARDGQYRGLATYEISDESLIGQIEIPLQVGWVGGAVDSHPGVKVLRAISGVQNSRELSGLLASVGLAQNFAACLALCTEGIQRGHMALHARSVAVSVGVEPENVEKVALEMIRRGEVKVSVAEDIHRGMRDTVPEKSGEHELPVRSFARGKVVLFGEHATVYGYPGIISTIDLGLTVKIKSDSHGPRFLHPNFKQAFPIPNTDKDVRLFSRAADAAFELYGLLQEPIAIEVESNLVPGMGLGSSAAFSVALCSALRRYKGMNLDQQWNGELFGEAQQLEAVFHGNPSGMDAATVLSGGVIWFRKGPPREILPIRLPKPMTGIVCIVEPGARTIEMVELVKNNRKHDPESVDAIFEEIGNLTVDAGIALGTGDAHATGKLMQKNHDLLAKLGVSTPQLDKAVDLLLDRGALGAKLTGAGGGGAVVALVDPDKRQELMEELSAKFALVYPFTLGAAT, from the coding sequence ATGAAGAAGACTCGTACTCTTAAGAACAAACCAGCCTCAAGGCCGGAGCTCAGAACCTCACGAATCCCGGGATTCTACAGGCTTTCGATCGAGCAGCGCCTTGCGTACTTGGCCAGGACTTTTGGCCTGACAGATGAACAGATATCTCAGATGCGCGATGGAACAGCGCTGAGCGTCGATCACGCTGTGAACATGGTGGAGAATACCATAGGTGTGCTTGGGCTGCCGCTCGGACTGGGACTCAACTTCATGGTTGATGGTCGCGAGCATCTTGTGCCTATGGCAATCGAGGAGGCTTCGATCATTGCTGCCGTCTCCAAGGGAGCGTTGCTGATCAGGCGAAGCGGAGGGTTCACCAGCGAGGTTGACGATCCGATTATGATTGGACAGGTGCAGATTCTCGATCTGGATGATCCCGACAAAGCGTCTGAATTGCTTCTGGAGCGCAAACAGGAAGTGATCGACAGCGCCAACCGTTCTGACTCCAGGATGGTGACAAGAGGCGGCGGAGTCAAAGATTTGGAGACGCGGGTCCTGTATGGTGGCCGTGATGTCGGTCCAATGCTGATAGTACATCTGCTTTACGATGTCTGTGAGGCGATGGGCGCTAACGCAGTTAACTACGCCTGCGAAGCTGCAGGACCGAAAATCGCTGAATTAGTTGGCGGGAGAGTGAATCTTCAAATTCTCTCGAACCTTGCTGATAAGCGGATCGCTCGGGCAGAATTCCACTTGCCGTTCGAAATGCTCAAGACTGAGAAGATTGATGGACGGTCCGTCGCAACCAGAATGGTCGAAGCGAGTAGATTTGCGCAAGTAGATCCATATCGTGCGGCGACTCACAATAAAGGAATCTTCAACGGCATATGCGCCGCTGCGCTTGCCTTCGGACAGGACTGGAGAGCGATCGAGGCGGGCGGTCATGCGTATGCTGCCCGAGACGGACAGTATCGTGGACTGGCGACCTATGAAATCTCAGACGAATCATTGATCGGACAGATCGAAATACCTCTGCAAGTCGGTTGGGTTGGCGGAGCTGTTGATTCGCATCCCGGAGTGAAAGTCCTTCGTGCGATCAGCGGTGTACAGAATTCTCGCGAATTGTCAGGTTTGCTGGCGTCGGTTGGATTGGCACAAAACTTCGCCGCATGCCTTGCACTCTGCACTGAAGGCATCCAGCGAGGGCATATGGCGCTGCATGCTCGCAGCGTGGCGGTCAGCGTCGGCGTGGAACCCGAAAATGTCGAGAAAGTCGCGCTTGAGATGATTCGACGTGGTGAGGTGAAGGTCTCGGTCGCTGAAGATATTCACCGAGGCATGCGAGACACCGTGCCTGAAAAGTCCGGCGAGCATGAACTTCCCGTAAGATCGTTTGCCCGAGGCAAGGTTGTGTTGTTCGGCGAACATGCTACCGTGTATGGATATCCCGGAATCATCTCGACCATTGACCTCGGACTGACTGTCAAAATTAAGAGCGATTCGCACGGCCCAAGGTTCTTGCATCCTAATTTCAAGCAAGCATTTCCCATCCCGAATACGGATAAAGATGTCAGGCTATTTTCCCGCGCTGCGGATGCCGCATTTGAGCTCTACGGATTGCTGCAGGAGCCGATTGCGATTGAAGTCGAATCGAATCTGGTTCCCGGAATGGGACTCGGATCGTCGGCAGCTTTCTCTGTGGCGTTGTGTTCTGCTCTCAGACGATATAAGGGAATGAATCTCGACCAGCAGTGGAACGGCGAGTTGTTCGGTGAAGCTCAGCAGCTTGAAGCCGTATTCCACGGTAATCCGAGCGGTATGGATGCCGCCACGGTGCTTTCAGGCGGTGTGATTTGGTTTCGCAAAGGACCGCCGAGGGAGATTCTACCGATACGACTTCCAAAACCTATGACCGGCATTGTCTGCATCGTCGAACCGGGTGCCCGCACAATCGAAATGGTTGAGCTTGTGAAGAATAACCGCAAGCATGATCCCGAGAGTGTCGATGCAATTTTCGAAGAGATCGGTAATCTGACGGTTGATGCCGGAATCGCGCTCGGAACAGGCGACGCCCACGCTACGGGCAAACTAATGCAGAAGAACCACGACTTGCTTGCGAAACTTGGCGTATCGACGCCTCAACTCGATAAGGCGGTTGACCTGCTTCTCGATCGCGGTGCTCTCGGCGCCAAACTGACCGGTGCCGGAGGTGGCGGTGCAGTTGTTGCGCTGGTCGATCCGGATAAACGTCAGGAACTGATGGAAGAGCTCTCTGCGAAGTTCGCGCTCGTCTATCCTTTCACGCTTGGAGCCGCGACATGA
- a CDS encoding DUF1801 domain-containing protein, whose protein sequence is MPTLREQDWQNSILIVKATIASSGLLHAGRSQWNEATVGRDQIMAMQSGSDPQVGAFIEKLDPEFREIASRIRKLIIEVIPDVSETFKWNQPVYERDGLICYIGSFKEHICLGFYHGAFLADPEKHLQGDGRQLRHIKINSVEDLQSKPLRKLLEQAASLQLR, encoded by the coding sequence GTGCCCACCTTACGGGAACAGGATTGGCAGAATAGCATTCTGATAGTCAAAGCGACGATAGCCTCGTCAGGACTGCTGCATGCGGGGCGTTCGCAATGGAACGAAGCCACAGTAGGAAGGGATCAGATTATGGCGATGCAGTCAGGGAGCGATCCTCAAGTCGGTGCATTCATTGAGAAGCTCGATCCTGAATTCCGCGAGATCGCATCGAGAATTCGGAAACTGATTATCGAGGTAATACCTGATGTGTCCGAGACATTCAAGTGGAATCAGCCGGTCTACGAGAGAGACGGCCTCATTTGCTATATAGGATCATTCAAAGAACATATCTGTCTCGGCTTCTACCATGGAGCTTTCCTCGCTGATCCGGAAAAACATCTTCAGGGTGACGGAAGACAACTCCGTCATATCAAGATCAATAGCGTTGAGGACTTGCAGAGCAAACCTCTACGGAAGCTGCTTGAGCAAGCAGCCAGTCTTCAGCTTCGTTGA
- the fni gene encoding type 2 isopentenyl-diphosphate Delta-isomerase — MRKSDKSLKESGRSTETIRRKSEHLRIVADKDVIHAGSTLLEDVILIHQALPELNLDEIDLSTKFFGKSLAAPLMITSMTGGAEFSEEMNRGLAEAAERESIAFAVGSQRVMLRHPEVADHFAVRKYIPNGVLLGNIGAVQLEEYPPDVIVGLVEQIEADGLCIHLNAAQELVQTEGHRHFRGILDNIARLLDHLGGKLLVKETGAGMSIETAAKLKSIGVPYIDVSGSGGTSWTKVEMFRANSGLLRQVGSTFADWGVPTAFGVMATRDVCGSDITIIASGGIENGLDVARSIAIGADIGGLARPILLSFLEGGSDGASDYIGRIKEELRIAMLLTGAGNVSALSKIPRVYREGLREWLSHFGLSEETE; from the coding sequence ATGCGGAAATCAGATAAATCGCTGAAGGAATCGGGTAGGTCCACTGAGACTATCCGGCGTAAGAGCGAGCATCTTAGAATTGTCGCCGACAAGGATGTGATTCATGCCGGAAGCACTCTTCTTGAGGATGTCATTCTCATCCACCAGGCGCTTCCCGAACTGAATCTTGACGAAATCGATCTTTCTACGAAGTTCTTTGGCAAGAGTCTTGCCGCCCCACTGATGATAACCAGCATGACCGGAGGTGCTGAATTCTCCGAAGAGATGAATCGCGGTCTTGCGGAAGCAGCGGAGCGCGAGTCCATTGCATTTGCTGTCGGAAGCCAGCGAGTTATGCTCCGGCATCCGGAAGTTGCAGATCACTTCGCGGTACGCAAGTACATTCCGAATGGTGTGTTGCTCGGGAATATCGGCGCTGTCCAGCTTGAAGAGTATCCGCCTGATGTTATTGTTGGGCTTGTGGAGCAGATCGAAGCCGACGGGCTCTGCATCCATCTGAATGCGGCACAGGAACTGGTGCAGACCGAAGGCCATCGTCATTTCCGCGGGATACTGGACAATATCGCCAGACTGCTGGATCATCTGGGTGGCAAATTGCTCGTCAAGGAGACTGGCGCCGGAATGTCAATCGAGACGGCAGCCAAACTGAAGTCTATTGGCGTGCCATACATTGACGTTTCCGGATCGGGAGGTACTTCCTGGACGAAAGTCGAGATGTTCCGAGCCAACTCCGGCCTTCTACGGCAGGTCGGATCGACGTTCGCCGACTGGGGAGTGCCAACCGCATTCGGCGTGATGGCGACACGGGATGTGTGCGGCTCAGATATTACAATTATAGCGTCGGGTGGAATAGAAAACGGTCTCGATGTTGCCCGATCTATTGCTATAGGCGCGGATATCGGTGGTCTCGCGAGGCCAATTCTGCTTTCATTCCTGGAAGGTGGTTCCGACGGCGCGTCTGATTATATTGGAAGAATCAAGGAAGAATTACGGATAGCCATGCTGCTGACGGGCGCGGGCAATGTCTCGGCACTTTCGAAGATCCCACGCGTATACAGAGAAGGGCTCCGTGAGTGGCTGTCCCATTTCGGATTGTCTGAGGAGACAGAATAG